The candidate division KSB1 bacterium DNA window GTTTCATAAATCCATCGCTCCAATACTCCATCAATCCAGCACTCACGCGAAGCCGCGCTGGTCTTTTAAAGAAAACAGCAGCGTTTCGTAGTCGTGCCTTTATAAAAACCGCGACCCGCTTGTCGCACTTTGCTGCGACAAACCAGTCATTCCTGAATTTTTTCATTCCAAACACATACTTCCCTCATTTTTAGGCTCGTTCCGCACACGCGAACCAATTCCACTTCGTAAATAAGCCGGCATCCTCCTGCGTCGGCGTTGTCGCATTCCCTAATAAATTCTCTCGCCGCAAAACTACTCGTGCCTCTCCGAAGTTTTTGAAAACCTATAAGCTACAACCAATGCTTTTGCCGGCAACAAAATATGGCATAGACTTCGCAATTAAAATGGCGTGACGGTTTGATGGAGTAATGCAATATCCATAATCCATCAATCCAATAATTCAACAATCCAGTACTCCAATTTCAGGAGGCTTGCGATGGTGAGCAGCAAAGATAGCGTGAAGAAGAAAAGCCGTTGGACATCGGGCGTGACGCCTTATGCGGAGATGGGCTATTACAATGCGGACTATCAACCCAAAGACACGGACATTTTATGCGCGTTTCGGTTTGTGCCGCAGGAGGGCGTCGAGCCGATCGAAGCCGCGGCCGCGGTGGCCGGCGAATCTTCAACTGCGACGTGGACCGTGGTGTGGACCGATCGGCTCTCGGCCTACGAGCATTATCAGGCGAAATGCTATCGCGTTGATCCCGTGCCGGGAAGCAATCAATACCTCGCTTACATCGCTTACGATCTCGATCTTTTTGAAGAAGGCTCGATCGCCAATCTCACGGCTTCGATCATCGGCAACGTGTTCGGCTTCAAGGCGCTGAAGTCGCTGCGCCTGGAGGACATGCGCATCCCACCGCACTACGTGAAAACATTTCAAGGCCCGCCACACGGCATCGTGATGGAACGTGAGTACCTCAACAAATATGGCCGGCCCCTGCTGGGCGCGACGGTGAAACCCAAGCTCGGGCTTTCGGCGCGCAATTATGGCCGCGTGGTTTTTGAGGCGCTGTCCGGCGGCTTGGATTTCACCAAGGACGATGAGAACATCAACAGCCAGCCGTTTATGCGCTGGCGCGACCGCTATCTCTTTTGCATGGAGGCGGTGAATCGGGCTTCAGCCGCAACCGGCGAGATCAAAGGGCATTACTTGAACGTGACCGCGGCAACGATGGAAGACATGTACGAGCGCGCGGAGTTCGCCAAAGATTTGGGCAGCGTGATCATCATGATTGACTTGGTCGTCGGCTATACCGCGATTCAATCCATGAGCAAATGGGCGCGCAAGAACGGTTTGATTTTGCATCTGCATCGCGCCGGCCACGGCACGTACACGCGGCAGAAAACGCACGGCGTCAACTTCCGCGTCATCTCCAAATGGATGCGTCTCGCCGGCGTCGACCACCTTCACGCCGGCACCGTGGTGGGCAAGTTGGAGGGCGATCCCAACGCGGTGCAAGGCTACTACAACACGCTGCGCGCCAACAAGCTCGAGCCGAATCCGGCGCAGGGCCTTTACTTCGAGCAAGATTGGGCTTCGATGCCGGGCGTGATGCCCGTGGCTTCCGGCGGCATTCATGCGGGCCAAATGCATCAGCTCTTGCACTATCTCGGTGAAGATGTGGTCTTGCAATTCGGCGGCGGCACCATCGGCCATCCCGACGGCATCGCCGAGGGCGCCACGGCCAATCGCGTCGCGGTCGAGGCCATGATCAAAGCGCGCAACGAAGGCCGCGATTATCTTGTGGAAGGGCCGGAAATTTTGGCCAAAGCCGCACGCTGGTCGCCCTCGCTGCGAAAGGCGTTGGAAATTTGGAAGGACGTCACCTTCAACTTTGAATCCACCGATGTGCCGGACGTCGTGCCGACGTTGACGGTTTAAGAAAGCGATCCAGCAATCCAACTTCGAGAGGAGTCCCATGCGCATCACCCAAGGCACCTTTTCTTACCTGCCCGATTTCAACGATGACGAGATCAAAGCGCAGGTTCAATATTGTTTGGACAACGGCTGGCCGATTTCAATCGAATACACCGACGATCCGCATCCGCGCAACGTGTATTGGCAGATGTGGGGGCTGCCCATGTTCGACATCAAGGATGCTGCGGCCATTATGTACGAACTCCACGAGTGTCGGAAAACCTTCCCCAATCACTACATCAAGATCAGCGGCTATGATCGCAGCCTGGGCCGGGCGACAACCGTGTTGAGCTTTATCGTGAACCGCCCCAAAGAGGAGCCGGGCTTCCACGTCGAGCGCTTGGAAGATTCCGATCGCCGCGTGCGCTACACCATTCGCGCGTATGCGGCTGATAGGCCGGCCGGGCAAAGGTACGAAGCTCAAAAATGAAGGAATAAATGATCCAGCCCTCCAATACTCCACCAGTTGAGGTGGTGAATATCGATGCGGCTTACGCGGAGTCGAACATTCAGCAAATTCTCGATGATCTCGAGCGCGAGCTGGTGGGCTTGAAACCGATCAAGACGCGCATCCGCGAGATTGCCGCGCTGCTTTTGGTGGCGCGCTTGCGCGAGCAAATGGCGCTCGCGACCGAGCGGCCGACTTTGCACATGAGCTTCACCGGGCGGCCGGGCACCGGCAAGACGACGGTGGCGCTGCGCATGGCGAAAATTCTAAATCATCTCGGCTACGTGCGCAAAGGCCATCTCATCGTGGCGACGCGCGACGATCTCGTCGGCCAATACGTCGGCCACACCGCGCCGAAAACCAAGGAAGTGATCAAGAAAGCCATGGGCGGCGTACTGTTCATTGACGAAGCTTATTATCTCTATCGTCCGGAAAACGAGCGCGACTATGGCCAGGAGGCGATTGAGATGCTGCTGCAGGTGATGGAAAACCAGCGCGACGATTTGGTGGTCATTCTCGCCGGTTACAAAGAGCGCATGGACACCTTCTTTCAATCCAATCCGGGTTTTCATTCGCGCATTGCACATCATCTCGATTTCCCCGACTACACGTTGGAGGAGTTGGCGGCAATTGCGGAGCTGATGGTGCAGCAACAAATGTATCACTTCGATGAGCAGTCGCGGCAGGCGTTTTATGAATATCTGCAATTGCGCATGCAGCAGCCGCACTTTGCCAACGCGCGCAGCGTGCGTAATGCCCTCGACCGCATCAAGCTGCGGCAGGCCAATCGCCTGCTCAAAGCCGGCGGCGTCATCGCCAAAGAGGAGCTGGCGCGCATTGACACCGCGGACGTTCGCCAGAGCCGCGTGTTTGCCGGGGGAATAAATGGCGAGGGCTCTGCCGGACAATTTGAAAAAGTATAACGAGGCAACAAGCATGTCACGACAACGACCCATCATCCTTGGTATCGTGGGCGACAGCGCCTCCGGCAAGACCACCATCACGCGCGGGTTGGTCAATATTCTCGGCCGCGAGCGCGTCACCCACGTGTGTACCGACGACTATCACAAATACGATCGCAAGGAACGCGCACAACTTGGCATCACCGCGCTGCATCCCGATTGCAATTATCTCGACGTGATGGAATTGCATCTGGAGCGTCTGCACTATGGCCAGCCCATTCTCAAGCCGGTGTACGATCATTCCAACGGCACGCTGGTGCGGCCGGAGTATGTGCAGCCCCGCGAGTTTGTAATCGTCGAAGGCCTGCTCGCATTTTTCACGCCCACGCTGCGG harbors:
- the cbbX gene encoding CbbX protein, with the translated sequence MIQPSNTPPVEVVNIDAAYAESNIQQILDDLERELVGLKPIKTRIREIAALLLVARLREQMALATERPTLHMSFTGRPGTGKTTVALRMAKILNHLGYVRKGHLIVATRDDLVGQYVGHTAPKTKEVIKKAMGGVLFIDEAYYLYRPENERDYGQEAIEMLLQVMENQRDDLVVILAGYKERMDTFFQSNPGFHSRIAHHLDFPDYTLEELAAIAELMVQQQMYHFDEQSRQAFYEYLQLRMQQPHFANARSVRNALDRIKLRQANRLLKAGGVIAKEELARIDTADVRQSRVFAGGINGEGSAGQFEKV
- a CDS encoding form I ribulose bisphosphate carboxylase large subunit, whose protein sequence is MVSSKDSVKKKSRWTSGVTPYAEMGYYNADYQPKDTDILCAFRFVPQEGVEPIEAAAAVAGESSTATWTVVWTDRLSAYEHYQAKCYRVDPVPGSNQYLAYIAYDLDLFEEGSIANLTASIIGNVFGFKALKSLRLEDMRIPPHYVKTFQGPPHGIVMEREYLNKYGRPLLGATVKPKLGLSARNYGRVVFEALSGGLDFTKDDENINSQPFMRWRDRYLFCMEAVNRASAATGEIKGHYLNVTAATMEDMYERAEFAKDLGSVIIMIDLVVGYTAIQSMSKWARKNGLILHLHRAGHGTYTRQKTHGVNFRVISKWMRLAGVDHLHAGTVVGKLEGDPNAVQGYYNTLRANKLEPNPAQGLYFEQDWASMPGVMPVASGGIHAGQMHQLLHYLGEDVVLQFGGGTIGHPDGIAEGATANRVAVEAMIKARNEGRDYLVEGPEILAKAARWSPSLRKALEIWKDVTFNFESTDVPDVVPTLTV
- a CDS encoding ribulose bisphosphate carboxylase small subunit, whose translation is MRITQGTFSYLPDFNDDEIKAQVQYCLDNGWPISIEYTDDPHPRNVYWQMWGLPMFDIKDAAAIMYELHECRKTFPNHYIKISGYDRSLGRATTVLSFIVNRPKEEPGFHVERLEDSDRRVRYTIRAYAADRPAGQRYEAQK